A genomic stretch from Lathyrus oleraceus cultivar Zhongwan6 chromosome 2, CAAS_Psat_ZW6_1.0, whole genome shotgun sequence includes:
- the LOC127122999 gene encoding cysteine-rich receptor-like protein kinase 10: MYATGKVAFKDKTVYALVQCTRDLSANDCSKCLQSAIGDIPGCCYASIGARVWSRSCYLRYEFYPFYLGETESTSSSTNQGGKNKSSKIWMITAIAVGVVLVIIIIIFYLCFIRNWQRKNGQGNISNDFPFIDIGSLCVATKNFSDSNKLGQGGFGPVYKGILSDGMEVAIKRLSTCSEQGSEEFINEVMLILKLQHKNLVKLLGFCVDGEEKLLVYEYLPNGSLDVVLFEKSAHLDWTKRVDIINGIARGVLYLHEDSRLQIIHRDLKASNILLDCDMNPKISVTPKALLVY, encoded by the exons ATGTATGCTACTGGAAAAGTAGCTTTCAAAGATAAGACAGTATATGCTTTAGTGCAGTGTACAAGAGATTTATCAGCCAATGATTGCAGTAAGTGTCTGCAAAGTGCTATTGGAGATATACCAGGTTGTTGCTATGCCTCCATTGGTGCACGAGTTTGGAGTCGTAGCTGTTATTTAAGATATGAGTTTTATCCATTTTATCTCGGTGAAACAGAATCCACAAGTTCTTCAACTAACCAAGGAGGGAAAA ATAAATCAAGCAAAATATGGATGATTACTGCTATTGCAGTTGGGGTAGTCTTGGTGATAATAATTATCATTTTCTACTTATGCTTTATCAGAAATTGGCAAA GAAAGAACGGACAAGGTAATATATCTAATGATTTCCCTTTTATTGATATTGGTTCTCTTTGCGTGGCTACCAAAAACTTCTCCGATTCAAATAAGCTCGGGCAAGGTGGATTTGGTCCTGTTTACAAG GGTATACTTAGTGATGGCATGGAAGTGGCAATCAAGAGGCTCTCAACTTGTTCTGAGCAGGGTTCAGAAGAATTCATTAATGAGGTTATGTTGATATTGAAACTTCAACACAAAAATCTTGTAAAGCTTCTAGGATTTTGTGTCGATGGAGAAGAGAAGCTTCTTGTTTATGAATATTTGCCCAATGGTAGCCTTGATGTCGTCCTTTTTG AGAAAAGTGCACATCTTGATTGGACCAAACGAGTTGATATAATAAATGGAATAGCAAGAGGCGTTCTCTATCTTCATGAAGATTCTAGACTTCAAATAATACATAGAGATCTAAAAGCAAGTAACATATTGTTGGACTGTGACATGAATCCAAAGATTTCTGTTACTCCAAAAGCACTTCTAGTCTACTAG